One Halomonas sp. M4R1S46 genomic window carries:
- the folX gene encoding dihydroneopterin triphosphate 2'-epimerase, translating into MPLHALNDQHLDHDLATIRLKNLRLRTHIGIKEEEIRNRQDVVINAVIRYRAEKAVAFNHIEQALDYRTISKQVIAHVEENRFLLLERMTREVLDLIMSFEQVLMAQVEIDKPHALRFADSVSITLSDTREPRREA; encoded by the coding sequence ATGCCGTTGCATGCCCTGAATGACCAGCACCTCGATCACGATCTGGCCACGATCCGCCTCAAGAACCTGCGGCTACGGACCCATATCGGCATCAAGGAGGAGGAGATCCGCAATCGCCAGGACGTGGTGATCAATGCGGTGATCCGCTACCGGGCAGAAAAGGCGGTGGCCTTCAACCATATCGAGCAGGCGCTCGACTACCGCACCATCTCCAAGCAGGTGATCGCCCACGTCGAGGAGAATCGTTTCCTGCTGCTCGAGCGCATGACCCGGGAGGTGCTGGACCTGATCATGAGCTTCGAGCAGGTGCTGATGGCCCAGGTCGAGATCGACAAGCCCCACGCGCTGCGCTTCGCCGACTCGGTCTCCATCACCCTGTCCGACACGAGGGAGCCGCGGCGGGAGGCCTGA